The proteins below are encoded in one region of Pacificitalea manganoxidans:
- the aroB gene encoding 3-dehydroquinate synthase, with product MADLSTSFARRDVAVPLEGRAYEVRIGAGLIAQAAEHIAPLLARPRVAVITDENVAQAHLAALTEGLEAAGITVTSLALPPGESTKGWEQFSHAVEWLIAQKVERRDVVIALGGGVIGDLVGFAAAVLRRGVRFVQIPTSLLAQVDSSVGGKTGINSTLGKNLIGAFHQPALVLADIAALDTLPDRDFRSGYGEVVKYGLLGDAAFFDWLEQNGPAMLAGDRAARLHAVARSVEMKAEIVVRDETEQGDRALLNLGHTFCHALEKATGYSDRLLHGEGVAIGCALAFELSSRLGLCPQEEPSRIRAHLTAMGMKTDLADIPGELPDAEALLDLMGQDKKVIDGQLRFILARGIGQAFVTSDVPRDVVRTVLDDALARPRQA from the coding sequence ATGGCTGATCTGTCCACATCCTTTGCCCGCCGCGATGTGGCCGTGCCGCTGGAGGGACGCGCCTATGAGGTGCGTATCGGAGCCGGGCTGATCGCGCAGGCGGCGGAGCATATCGCGCCGCTGCTGGCCCGGCCCCGTGTGGCGGTGATCACGGATGAGAATGTCGCGCAGGCGCATCTGGCCGCGTTGACCGAAGGGTTGGAGGCGGCGGGCATCACGGTGACGTCGCTGGCGCTGCCACCGGGCGAATCGACGAAAGGGTGGGAGCAGTTTTCCCATGCGGTCGAATGGCTCATCGCGCAAAAGGTCGAGCGCCGCGATGTGGTGATCGCGCTTGGCGGCGGTGTCATTGGCGATCTGGTGGGGTTTGCGGCGGCAGTGCTGCGGCGGGGTGTGCGTTTTGTGCAGATCCCAACCTCGCTTCTGGCCCAGGTGGACAGTTCCGTCGGCGGCAAGACCGGTATCAATTCCACGCTTGGCAAGAACCTGATCGGCGCGTTTCATCAGCCCGCGCTGGTGCTGGCCGATATCGCCGCGCTCGACACGTTGCCGGACCGGGACTTCCGGTCGGGCTATGGCGAAGTGGTGAAATACGGGCTGCTGGGCGATGCGGCGTTTTTCGACTGGCTGGAGCAGAACGGCCCCGCGATGCTGGCCGGCGACCGCGCCGCGCGGCTGCATGCCGTGGCCCGTTCGGTTGAAATGAAGGCCGAAATCGTGGTGCGCGACGAGACCGAGCAGGGCGACCGCGCGCTGCTGAACCTTGGCCATACCTTCTGTCACGCGCTGGAGAAGGCGACGGGCTATTCCGACCGTCTGCTGCATGGCGAGGGGGTGGCGATTGGGTGTGCCTTGGCGTTCGAGCTGTCCTCCCGGCTGGGTCTGTGCCCGCAGGAGGAGCCCTCCCGCATCCGGGCCCATCTGACCGCGATGGGCATGAAGACCGACCTTGCCGACATTCCCGGCGAATTGCCGGATGCGGAGGCGCTGCTGGATCTGATGGGGCAGGACAAGAAGGTGATCGACGGTCAGCTGCGCTTTATCCTTGCGCG
- a CDS encoding GFA family protein codes for MGKLPPITGSCLCGAVRIAVDGPLAQPDACHCTECRKHTGHHGVFVDVPQAQLTVTGEDAVRWYRSSEKVRRGFCGTCGATLFWDPVERDWTSVAMGLFDDATGTTLEMHIFVAEKGDYYSLSDGLPQNQH; via the coding sequence ATGGGTAAGTTGCCCCCGATCACCGGTTCCTGTCTCTGCGGCGCGGTGCGGATCGCGGTGGACGGGCCGCTGGCGCAGCCCGATGCCTGCCATTGCACCGAGTGCCGCAAACATACCGGACATCACGGCGTATTCGTCGATGTGCCGCAAGCGCAGCTTACCGTCACGGGCGAGGATGCCGTGCGCTGGTATCGCTCCTCCGAAAAGGTGCGCCGCGGGTTTTGCGGCACATGCGGCGCGACGTTGTTCTGGGATCCTGTGGAACGCGACTGGACATCCGTTGCGATGGGGCTCTTCGATGACGCCACCGGCACGACGCTGGAGATGCATATCTTCGTGGCCGAGAAGGGCGATTATTACAGCCTTTCGGACGGGCTGCCGCAGAACCAGCACTGA
- the accB gene encoding acetyl-CoA carboxylase biotin carboxyl carrier protein: MTKHDEDVAFIQALAELLRANDLTELQVKRDYGEDDSLNVRVSRQMHVQQAATIAAPAAAPAPAAAPAPAAAPAAEGAGDPADHPGAVPSPMVGTVYLQPEPGTPSFVSVGDTVTEGQTLLIVEAMKTMNQIPAPRSGKVKRILVEDGAPVEFGSPLMILE; the protein is encoded by the coding sequence ATGACCAAACATGACGAAGACGTGGCCTTCATCCAGGCGCTGGCGGAGCTGCTGCGGGCCAATGACCTGACCGAACTTCAGGTCAAACGCGACTACGGCGAAGACGACAGCCTGAATGTGCGCGTCTCGCGCCAGATGCATGTGCAGCAGGCCGCGACCATCGCAGCCCCCGCCGCCGCACCGGCACCTGCTGCCGCACCGGCCCCCGCCGCCGCGCCGGCAGCCGAAGGTGCAGGCGATCCCGCCGATCATCCGGGTGCCGTGCCCTCGCCGATGGTGGGCACCGTCTATCTTCAGCCCGAGCCGGGCACGCCGTCCTTCGTGTCGGTGGGCGACACCGTTACCGAAGGTCAGACGCTGCTGATCGTCGAGGCGATGAAGACGATGAACCAGATCCCCGCCCCCCGCTCGGGCAAGGTGAAGCGCATCCTCGTGGAGGATGGCGCACCGGTCGAGTTCGGCTCGCCGTTGATGATCCTTGAATAA
- a CDS encoding phosphoglycerate kinase → MAWKTLDDMDLSGKTCLVRVDINVPVEDGHVTDATRIERIVPTVKAILDQGGKPVLLAHFGRPKGQVVPDMSLRQVMPALEAALPCPVYFATDCIGLKAKQAASDLAPGSVLLLENTRFHAGEEKNDPQFAASLAALGDVYVNDAFSAAHRAHASTEAIAQLLPSCAGRLMEAELKALEAALGAPERPVVAVVGGAKVSTKLELLGNLVTKVDTLVIGGGMANTFLAAKGHSVGNSLAERDMTGTAQEIMASAREAGCRIILPVDIVVAREFAANAAHEVLDAEFCPDDAMILDAGPKTVAAVAAAFDEARTLIWNGPLGAFEITPFDAATNAAAQQAAEMTREGRLISVAGGGDTVAALNKADAAEDFTYISTAGGAFLEWMEGKTLPGVAALGA, encoded by the coding sequence ATGGCTTGGAAGACCCTCGACGACATGGACCTGAGCGGCAAGACCTGCCTTGTCCGCGTGGATATCAACGTGCCGGTCGAGGATGGCCATGTCACCGACGCCACCCGGATCGAACGGATCGTGCCGACGGTGAAGGCGATCCTCGATCAGGGGGGTAAGCCCGTCCTGCTCGCCCATTTCGGCCGCCCGAAGGGTCAGGTCGTGCCCGACATGTCGCTGCGGCAGGTGATGCCCGCGCTGGAGGCCGCGCTGCCCTGCCCGGTCTATTTCGCGACCGATTGCATCGGACTGAAGGCCAAACAGGCGGCAAGCGATCTCGCGCCCGGCTCCGTCCTGCTGCTGGAAAACACCCGGTTTCACGCGGGCGAGGAAAAGAACGATCCGCAATTCGCCGCCAGCCTCGCCGCGCTGGGGGATGTCTATGTGAACGATGCGTTCTCCGCCGCGCACCGGGCCCATGCCTCGACCGAAGCCATCGCGCAGCTGCTGCCCTCCTGCGCCGGTCGCCTGATGGAGGCCGAACTGAAAGCGCTCGAAGCCGCCCTTGGCGCGCCGGAACGCCCGGTCGTGGCGGTGGTCGGCGGGGCCAAGGTTTCGACCAAGCTGGAGCTGCTGGGCAACCTCGTGACCAAGGTCGACACGCTGGTGATCGGCGGCGGCATGGCCAACACCTTCCTCGCCGCCAAGGGTCACAGCGTCGGCAATTCGCTGGCCGAACGCGACATGACGGGCACGGCGCAGGAAATCATGGCCAGTGCGCGCGAGGCGGGCTGCCGCATTATTCTGCCCGTCGATATCGTCGTGGCGCGGGAATTTGCCGCCAATGCCGCGCATGAGGTGCTGGACGCCGAATTCTGCCCCGATGATGCGATGATCCTCGATGCGGGCCCTAAAACCGTCGCCGCCGTCGCCGCCGCATTCGACGAGGCCCGCACGCTGATCTGGAACGGTCCGCTGGGCGCGTTCGAAATCACGCCCTTCGACGCCGCCACCAATGCTGCGGCCCAGCAGGCCGCCGAGATGACGCGCGAAGGCCGCCTGATCTCCGTCGCCGGCGGTGGCGACACGGTTGCCGCGCTCAACAAGGCCGACGCGGCAGAGGATTTCACCTATATCTCCACCGCCGGGGGCGCGTTCCTCGAATGGATGGAAGGCAAGACCCTGCCCGGCGTCGCCGCGCTCGGCGCGTAA
- the preA gene encoding NAD-dependent dihydropyrimidine dehydrogenase subunit PreA, with the protein MADLRSEFVGIKSPNPFWLASAPPTDKEYNIRRAFEAGWGGVVWKTLGSEGPPVVNVNGPRYGAIWGADRRLLGLNNIELITDRPLQQNLREIKAVKRDYPDRAVLVSLMVPCEEEAWKAILPLVEETGADGVELNFGCPHGMAERGMGSAVGQVPEYIEMVTRWCKQTTRMPVIVKLTPNITDILKPAEAAQRGGADAVSLINTINSITSVDLDRMCPEPRIGDKGSHGGYCGPAVKPIALHMVAEIARNAGTATLPISGIGGITTWRDAAEFLSLGAGNLQVCTAAMTYGFRVVQEMTAGLSSWMDEKGYASVAEVSGRAVPNVTDWQYLNLNYTAKARIDQDLCIQCGRCFAACEDTSHQAIAMHPGRVFEVKDDECVACNLCVNVCPVEDCITMTELPAGTTDPRTGKTVPAEYANWTQHPNNPAVGAAE; encoded by the coding sequence ATGGCTGATCTGAGAAGCGAATTCGTCGGCATCAAAAGTCCAAACCCGTTCTGGCTGGCCTCGGCACCGCCCACCGACAAGGAATACAATATCCGCCGCGCGTTCGAAGCGGGCTGGGGCGGGGTCGTCTGGAAAACGCTGGGCTCCGAAGGGCCGCCCGTCGTCAACGTGAACGGCCCCCGCTACGGCGCGATCTGGGGCGCGGACCGGCGGCTTCTGGGACTGAACAATATCGAGTTGATAACCGACCGCCCGTTGCAGCAAAACCTGCGTGAAATCAAGGCGGTAAAGCGCGACTACCCCGACCGCGCCGTGCTCGTCTCGCTCATGGTCCCCTGCGAGGAAGAGGCGTGGAAAGCGATCCTGCCGCTGGTCGAGGAAACCGGCGCCGACGGGGTGGAGCTGAACTTCGGCTGTCCGCATGGCATGGCCGAGCGGGGCATGGGCTCCGCTGTGGGGCAGGTGCCCGAATATATCGAAATGGTCACCCGCTGGTGTAAGCAGACAACCCGGATGCCCGTGATCGTAAAGTTGACGCCCAACATCACCGACATCCTCAAACCCGCCGAGGCCGCCCAGCGTGGCGGGGCCGACGCGGTGAGCCTCATCAACACGATCAACTCCATCACCTCGGTCGATCTGGACCGGATGTGCCCCGAGCCGCGCATCGGCGACAAGGGCAGCCACGGCGGCTATTGCGGCCCGGCGGTCAAACCCATCGCGCTGCACATGGTGGCCGAAATCGCCCGCAACGCGGGCACCGCCACCCTGCCGATTTCCGGCATTGGCGGGATCACCACATGGCGCGACGCGGCGGAGTTCCTGTCGCTTGGCGCGGGCAACCTACAGGTCTGCACCGCCGCCATGACCTATGGTTTCCGCGTGGTGCAGGAAATGACCGCGGGCCTGTCCAGCTGGATGGACGAGAAGGGCTATGCATCGGTCGCCGAGGTATCGGGCCGCGCGGTGCCCAATGTCACCGACTGGCAATATCTGAACCTCAACTACACGGCCAAGGCCCGCATCGATCAGGATCTCTGCATTCAGTGCGGCCGCTGCTTTGCCGCCTGCGAAGACACCAGCCACCAAGCCATCGCCATGCATCCGGGCCGGGTGTTCGAGGTCAAGGACGACGAATGCGTCGCCTGCAACCTGTGCGTCAATGTCTGCCCGGTCGAAGACTGCATCACCATGACCGAACTGCCCGCGGGCACCACAGACCCCCGCACCGGCAAAACCGTCCCGGCGGAGTATGCCAACTGGACGCAGCACCCCAACAACCCCGCGGTCGGCGCGGCGGAGTGA
- a CDS encoding site-specific tyrosine recombinase XerD — MSDAPRPVPDHRWISAFLEAQAAELDAAQNTLLAYGRDLKDAAEWLADQNSGFATATRTDVEDYLIHCEAQGLASSTRARRLSALKQLFRFGFEEGWRADHPALRIKGPGRTKALPKTLTHDEIDQLLDAATRTGRSPRDRARNACMMQLLYATGMRVSELVSLPVGAARGDPRMLLIRGKGGKERLVPLSPPARAALSGWLTARDEAEDAARAKGVPASRFLFPSNGAAGHLTRHRFYLLIKELAVEAGVSPAKVTPHTLRHAFATHLLEGGADLRAIQTLLGHADISTTEIYTHVLDERLKALVLQHHPLSHPPAEPAPQPDAADVETDAQDGTGTV, encoded by the coding sequence ATGAGCGACGCCCCCCGCCCCGTCCCCGATCATCGCTGGATTTCCGCCTTTCTCGAAGCGCAGGCCGCCGAACTCGACGCCGCGCAGAACACCTTGCTGGCCTATGGCCGGGATCTGAAGGACGCCGCCGAATGGCTCGCCGATCAGAACAGCGGCTTCGCCACCGCGACCCGGACCGACGTTGAGGATTACCTGATCCATTGCGAGGCACAGGGACTGGCCAGCAGCACCCGCGCCCGGCGGCTTTCGGCGCTGAAACAACTGTTCCGCTTCGGCTTCGAGGAAGGCTGGCGCGCCGATCATCCCGCCCTGCGGATCAAGGGACCGGGCCGGACCAAGGCGCTGCCTAAGACCCTGACCCACGACGAAATCGACCAGTTGCTCGACGCCGCCACCCGCACCGGGCGCAGCCCCCGCGACCGCGCGCGCAACGCCTGCATGATGCAACTGCTCTACGCCACAGGGATGCGGGTTAGCGAACTGGTGTCGCTGCCGGTCGGCGCGGCGCGGGGCGATCCGCGTATGCTGCTGATCCGGGGCAAGGGCGGCAAGGAACGGCTGGTGCCTCTCTCCCCGCCAGCCCGCGCCGCGCTCAGCGGCTGGCTCACCGCCCGCGACGAGGCCGAGGATGCCGCCCGTGCGAAAGGCGTGCCCGCGTCCCGCTTCCTGTTTCCGTCGAACGGGGCCGCCGGGCATCTCACCCGCCACCGGTTCTATCTGCTGATCAAGGAACTGGCCGTCGAGGCGGGCGTCAGCCCGGCCAAGGTGACGCCGCACACCCTGCGCCACGCCTTTGCCACGCATCTGCTGGAAGGCGGCGCGGATCTGCGCGCGATCCAGACCTTGCTCGGCCATGCCGATATTTCGACCACCGAAATCTACACCCATGTGCTCGACGAACGGCTAAAGGCGCTGGTGCTGCAACACCATCCCCTCTCGCACCCGCCCGCGGAGCCCGCGCCGCAACCCGACGCAGCCGACGTAGAAACCGACGCACAGGACGGGACCGGAACCGTCTAA
- a CDS encoding peptidylprolyl isomerase, which yields MAEIKDPENTVIIELKGGNVVIELMSDVAPEHSKRMKELARAGAYDGVIFHRVIDGFMAQTGDVANGKAGGDTSRAGTGGSDLPDLPAEFSRLPHARGTLGAARSANPNSANSQFFINFKDNDFLNGQYTVYGQVIEGMEHVDAITRGEPPANPDQMISVKVAADV from the coding sequence ATGGCCGAGATCAAGGATCCCGAAAACACCGTCATCATCGAGCTGAAAGGCGGCAATGTCGTCATCGAGCTGATGTCCGACGTCGCCCCCGAGCACTCCAAGCGGATGAAGGAATTGGCCCGCGCCGGTGCCTATGACGGCGTCATTTTCCACCGCGTCATCGATGGCTTCATGGCCCAGACCGGCGATGTGGCCAACGGCAAGGCGGGCGGCGACACGTCGCGCGCTGGCACCGGCGGCTCGGACCTGCCGGACCTGCCTGCCGAATTTTCCCGCCTGCCGCATGCCCGTGGCACGCTGGGCGCCGCGCGTTCGGCCAACCCGAATTCGGCCAACAGCCAGTTCTTCATCAACTTCAAGGACAACGATTTCCTGAACGGGCAATACACCGTCTACGGTCAGGTCATCGAAGGCATGGAGCATGTCGACGCGATCACCCGTGGCGAGCCGCCCGCGAACCCCGATCAGATGATTTCCGTCAAGGTGGCCGCCGATGTCTGA
- a CDS encoding NAD(P)-dependent oxidoreductase, with product MSNSQTTPGIVPARLPSDAYASNFGDLHPPLDAHEAMVAADRCYFCYDAPCATACPTTIDIPLFIRQIQAGHPGDAAKTIFDVNILGGMCARVCPTEQLCEEVCVREVAEGKPVEIGRLQRYATDSLMARGIHPFTRAEPTGHHVAVVGAGPAGLSCAHRLAMKGHDVTLYDARPRPGGLNEYGIAAYKTVDGFAEAEVNWLLQIGGITLETGMKLGEALSLDALRTEYDAVFLGVGLAGVNALRAEGEDQPGVRDAVDFIGELRQTPDLSHIAIGRDVVVIGGGMTAVDAAVQSRLLGAENVTLVYRRGRDRMGASTYEQDLAASKGVRILTNAAPVRIHADGGAVQGVELAFMTDGADGLVPTGESLTLKADQVFKAIGQRLDGAPVDLSLAGSKIAVHGAGRTSVQDVWAGGDCATGGDDLTVTAVAQGRDAAEDIHQTLMDRTPL from the coding sequence ATGTCCAACAGCCAGACGACACCCGGGATCGTGCCTGCGCGGCTGCCCTCGGACGCCTATGCCAGCAACTTCGGCGATCTGCATCCGCCGCTCGACGCCCATGAGGCGATGGTCGCCGCTGATCGCTGTTATTTTTGCTATGACGCGCCCTGCGCCACGGCCTGTCCCACCACGATCGACATCCCCCTTTTCATTCGTCAGATACAGGCGGGTCATCCCGGCGACGCGGCCAAGACCATTTTCGACGTCAACATTCTGGGTGGTATGTGCGCGCGGGTCTGCCCGACCGAGCAGCTGTGCGAGGAGGTCTGCGTGCGCGAGGTGGCCGAAGGCAAACCGGTCGAGATCGGACGCCTGCAACGCTACGCCACCGACAGCCTGATGGCGCGCGGCATCCATCCCTTCACCCGCGCCGAGCCGACCGGCCACCATGTCGCGGTCGTCGGGGCCGGGCCTGCCGGACTTTCCTGCGCGCATCGGCTGGCGATGAAGGGCCATGACGTCACCCTCTATGACGCGCGCCCCCGGCCCGGCGGGCTGAACGAATACGGCATCGCGGCCTATAAGACCGTCGACGGATTCGCGGAGGCCGAGGTGAACTGGCTGCTGCAAATCGGCGGCATCACCCTGGAAACCGGAATGAAGCTGGGCGAGGCGCTAAGCCTCGATGCGCTGCGCACCGAATATGACGCTGTGTTTCTGGGGGTCGGTCTGGCCGGGGTCAACGCCCTGCGCGCCGAGGGCGAAGATCAGCCGGGCGTGCGCGATGCGGTCGATTTCATCGGCGAGCTGCGCCAAACGCCGGATCTGTCCCATATCGCCATTGGCCGCGACGTGGTCGTGATCGGCGGCGGCATGACGGCGGTGGATGCGGCGGTGCAATCGCGGCTTCTGGGCGCGGAAAACGTCACGCTGGTCTATCGCCGGGGCCGCGACCGCATGGGCGCGTCGACCTATGAACAGGATCTTGCGGCGTCCAAGGGCGTGCGCATCCTCACCAACGCCGCGCCTGTGCGCATCCATGCCGACGGCGGCGCGGTGCAGGGGGTGGAACTGGCCTTTATGACCGACGGGGCCGACGGGCTGGTGCCCACGGGCGAAAGCCTCACCCTGAAGGCCGATCAGGTGTTCAAGGCCATCGGCCAGCGGCTGGATGGCGCGCCGGTGGATCTGTCGCTCGCCGGGTCCAAGATTGCCGTGCATGGGGCGGGGCGCACCTCTGTTCAAGACGTGTGGGCAGGCGGGGACTGTGCTACCGGCGGGGATGACCTCACCGTGACTGCCGTGGCCCAAGGCCGCGATGCGGCTGAGGATATCCACCAGACCTTAATGGATCGGACCCCCTTATGA
- a CDS encoding peptidylprolyl isomerase, whose product MSEARRTRRALMGGLLGVGLAFVSGFALFSGAEAQGQDGAGPNLVLTIGGSTTGSITIDLFDDVAPQHVARITELAREGAYDNVVFHRVIDGFMAQTGDVEFGKAGGDTARAGMGGSSKPDLAAEFSDRPFVRGTVGMARSASPDSANSQFFIMFDAAPHLNGGYTVVGQVVDGMNVVDAIKKGDQRQNGAVSQPDMITKATVQP is encoded by the coding sequence ATGTCTGAGGCCCGTCGCACACGCCGCGCGCTGATGGGCGGGCTGCTGGGTGTCGGGCTGGCCTTCGTATCCGGGTTCGCCCTGTTTTCCGGCGCCGAGGCGCAGGGGCAGGACGGGGCCGGTCCGAACCTTGTTCTGACCATCGGGGGCAGCACCACGGGCAGCATCACCATCGATCTGTTCGATGATGTGGCCCCGCAGCACGTCGCCAGGATCACCGAACTGGCCCGTGAAGGCGCCTATGACAACGTGGTGTTCCACCGCGTGATCGACGGCTTCATGGCGCAGACCGGCGATGTCGAATTTGGCAAGGCCGGGGGCGATACCGCCCGTGCCGGCATGGGCGGCTCATCGAAGCCCGATCTGGCGGCCGAGTTTTCGGACCGGCCGTTCGTGCGCGGCACCGTCGGCATGGCCCGTTCGGCCAGCCCCGACAGCGCCAACAGCCAGTTCTTCATCATGTTCGACGCGGCACCGCACCTGAATGGCGGCTACACCGTCGTCGGGCAGGTCGTCGACGGCATGAATGTGGTCGATGCCATCAAGAAGGGCGACCAGCGTCAGAACGGCGCGGTCTCGCAGCCCGATATGATCACGAAGGCCACGGTTCAGCCGTGA
- a CDS encoding shikimate kinase — MRLKKTVVLVGMMGAGKTAVGTVLAKRLAVPFLDSDAAIEKAANMSIAEIFARDGEGFFRAKESQVISRLLDDERGILSTGGGAFLSEANREMISERGVSVLLDADEDLLWNRVRHKDSRPLLRTADPRRTLQDLIAKRGPIYAQADLKVRALPHYAVTDTAEKVIEALLTRPDVLELEEA; from the coding sequence ATGCGGCTCAAAAAGACGGTGGTGCTGGTCGGAATGATGGGCGCAGGCAAGACCGCGGTGGGCACCGTGCTTGCCAAGCGTCTGGCTGTGCCGTTCCTCGACAGCGACGCCGCAATCGAAAAAGCGGCGAATATGTCGATTGCGGAAATTTTCGCCCGCGACGGCGAGGGATTTTTTCGCGCCAAGGAAAGTCAGGTGATTTCGCGGCTGCTGGATGACGAACGCGGCATCCTGTCCACGGGGGGCGGCGCGTTTCTGTCCGAGGCCAACCGCGAAATGATTTCCGAGCGCGGGGTTTCCGTTCTTCTCGATGCCGATGAGGATCTGCTGTGGAACCGGGTGCGCCACAAAGACAGCCGCCCGCTGCTGCGCACCGCCGATCCGCGCCGCACTTTGCAAGATCTGATCGCCAAGCGTGGCCCGATATATGCGCAGGCCGATCTGAAGGTGCGCGCCTTGCCGCATTATGCCGTGACCGACACCGCCGAGAAGGTGATCGAAGCGCTGTTGACCCGTCCTGACGTCTTGGAACTTGAGGAGGCCTGA
- a CDS encoding class I fructose-bisphosphate aldolase encodes MKATRTVQRILANYEGETPGVKAKLHGMLMQGKLSGTGKMIILPVDQGFEHGPARSFAPNPAGYDPHYHYQLAIDAGLSAYAAPLGPLEAGADTFAGAIPTILKVNSANSLMSGTAGKNQAITASVDDALRIGASAIGFTIYPGSDCALDMFEEIVEMRKEAAAKGIATVIWSYPRGEAITKDGETAIDVAAYAAHIAALLGAHIIKIKLSTDHLMLPEAKKVYEEQNIAIAEQAERVKHCVDASFAGRRLVVFSGGAKKGTDSVYDDARAIRDGGGNGSIIGRNSFQRSREDALDMLQKLINIYKGKE; translated from the coding sequence ATGAAAGCCACCCGCACCGTCCAGCGTATCCTCGCCAATTACGAGGGTGAGACCCCGGGCGTGAAGGCGAAGCTTCACGGCATGCTCATGCAGGGCAAGCTGAGCGGCACCGGCAAGATGATCATCCTCCCCGTCGATCAGGGGTTCGAGCATGGGCCCGCGCGCAGCTTTGCGCCCAATCCCGCCGGCTACGACCCGCATTACCACTACCAGCTGGCGATCGACGCGGGGCTCAGCGCCTATGCCGCGCCGCTTGGGCCGCTGGAGGCAGGGGCCGACACGTTTGCGGGCGCGATCCCCACGATCCTGAAGGTGAATTCCGCCAATTCGCTGATGTCCGGCACGGCGGGCAAGAACCAGGCGATCACGGCATCGGTCGATGACGCGCTGCGCATCGGGGCTTCGGCCATCGGCTTTACCATCTATCCCGGCTCCGACTGCGCGCTCGACATGTTCGAGGAGATCGTCGAGATGCGCAAGGAAGCCGCGGCCAAGGGCATCGCCACGGTGATCTGGTCCTATCCGCGCGGCGAGGCGATCACCAAGGACGGCGAAACCGCCATCGACGTGGCGGCCTATGCGGCCCATATCGCCGCCCTGCTTGGCGCGCATATCATCAAGATCAAACTGTCGACCGATCACCTGATGCTGCCCGAGGCCAAGAAGGTCTACGAGGAGCAGAACATCGCCATCGCCGAACAGGCCGAACGGGTGAAACATTGCGTCGATGCGTCGTTTGCGGGCCGCCGACTGGTCGTGTTCTCGGGCGGGGCCAAGAAGGGCACGGACAGCGTCTATGACGACGCCCGCGCCATTCGCGATGGCGGCGGCAACGGCTCGATCATCGGGCGCAACAGCTTCCAGCGCTCCCGCGAGGACGCGCTCGACATGCTGCAAAAGCTGATCAACATCTACAAGGGCAAGGAATAA